From Skermanella sp. TT6, a single genomic window includes:
- the secY gene encoding preprotein translocase subunit SecY, giving the protein MASAAEQLAANINFGAFAKATELKKRIWFTLGALIIYRLGTYIPLPGIDPNILADIFRQNSGGILDMFNMFSGGALSRMTIFALNIMPYISASIIIQLMTAVSPTLEQMKKEGESGRKKLNQYTRYLTVLLATVQAYGMAVGLQGMTGSAGAAVQNPGVFFLATTVITLVGGTIFLMWLGEQITARGVGNGISLIIFAGIVAELPRALAGTLELGRTGALSTFFIIFLLLMAVGVIFFIVFMERAQRRIIVQYPKRQVGNRMFGGESSHLPLKLNTSGVIPPIFASSLLLLPLTVAGFSGGQGPEWLTAITTYLGHGQPLYIILYVALIVFFCFFYTAIVFNPSETADNLKKYGGFIPGIRPGKNTADYLDYVLTRLTVVGAAYLSVVCLLPEILISQYAVPFYFGGTSLLIVVTVTMDTVAQIHSHLLAHQYEGLIKKAKLRGRRG; this is encoded by the coding sequence ATGGCATCAGCGGCCGAACAGCTCGCCGCCAATATCAACTTTGGCGCCTTTGCGAAGGCTACCGAGCTGAAGAAGCGGATCTGGTTCACCCTCGGGGCACTGATCATCTATCGGCTCGGCACCTACATCCCGCTGCCGGGCATCGATCCCAACATCCTGGCCGACATCTTCCGCCAGAACTCCGGCGGCATCCTGGACATGTTCAACATGTTCTCGGGCGGCGCCCTGTCGCGGATGACCATCTTCGCCCTCAACATCATGCCGTATATCTCGGCATCGATCATCATCCAGCTCATGACGGCGGTGTCCCCGACGCTCGAGCAGATGAAGAAGGAGGGGGAGAGCGGCCGCAAGAAGCTCAACCAGTACACCCGTTACCTGACGGTCCTGCTGGCCACCGTACAGGCGTACGGCATGGCGGTGGGCCTGCAGGGCATGACCGGCTCGGCCGGCGCCGCCGTGCAGAACCCCGGCGTCTTCTTCCTGGCCACCACCGTCATCACGCTGGTCGGCGGCACCATCTTCCTGATGTGGCTGGGCGAGCAGATCACGGCGCGCGGCGTCGGCAACGGCATCTCGCTGATCATCTTCGCCGGCATTGTGGCGGAGCTGCCGAGAGCGCTCGCCGGCACCCTGGAACTGGGACGCACCGGCGCGCTGTCGACCTTCTTCATCATTTTCCTGCTGCTGATGGCGGTGGGGGTGATCTTCTTCATCGTGTTCATGGAGCGGGCCCAGCGCCGGATCATCGTCCAGTATCCGAAGCGCCAGGTCGGCAACCGGATGTTCGGCGGCGAGAGCTCGCACCTCCCGCTGAAGCTCAACACGTCGGGCGTGATCCCGCCGATCTTCGCCAGTTCGCTGCTGCTGCTGCCGCTGACCGTCGCGGGCTTCTCGGGCGGGCAGGGACCGGAGTGGCTGACCGCGATCACGACCTACCTGGGCCATGGCCAGCCGCTGTATATCATCCTGTATGTGGCGCTGATCGTGTTCTTCTGCTTCTTCTATACGGCGATCGTCTTCAATCCCAGCGAGACGGCCGACAATCTGAAGAAGTACGGCGGCTTCATCCCCGGCATCCGCCCGGGCAAGAACACGGCCGACTATCTGGACTATGTCCTGACCCGCCTGACCGTAGTGGGTGCGGCATATTTGTCCGTCGTCTGCCTATTGCCCGAAATCCTGATTTCGCAGTATGCCGTCCCGTTCTATTTTGGCGGCACCAGCCTGTTGATCGTGGTCACCGTCACGATGGATACCGTCGCGCAGATCCATTCGCATCTGCTGGCGCATCAGTACGAAGGCCTGATCAAGAAGGCTAAGCTGCGGGGGAGGAGAGGATGA
- the rplO gene encoding 50S ribosomal protein L15 has translation MKLNEIRDNAGARKNRIRVGRGIGSGKGKTGGRGVKGQTSRTGVAIKGFEGGQMPLHRRLPKRGFTNIFAKDYAVANLGKIQQAIESGKLDASQTITGEILVAAGVAQNSRDGVRLLAKGELTTKASFKVAGASASAIAAVEALGGTVEVTVPKKAEEASAAE, from the coding sequence ATGAAACTCAACGAGATCCGGGACAATGCCGGCGCCCGCAAGAACCGCATCCGCGTCGGACGCGGCATCGGTTCGGGCAAGGGCAAGACCGGCGGCCGTGGCGTGAAGGGTCAGACCTCGCGTACGGGCGTCGCGATCAAGGGCTTCGAAGGCGGACAGATGCCCCTGCATCGCCGCCTGCCGAAGCGCGGCTTCACCAACATCTTCGCCAAGGACTATGCCGTGGCGAACCTGGGCAAGATCCAGCAGGCCATCGAGTCCGGCAAGCTGGATGCCTCGCAGACCATCACCGGGGAAATCCTGGTGGCGGCCGGCGTCGCCCAGAACAGCCGGGACGGCGTGCGCCTGCTGGCCAAGGGCGAGCTGACGACCAAGGCGAGCTTCAAGGTGGCGGGCGCTTCGGCGTCGGCCATCGCCGCGGTCGAGGCCCTGGGCGGTACCGTGGAAGTCACGGTGCCGAAGAAGGCAGAAGAGGCTTCCGCGGCCGAATAA
- the rpmD gene encoding 50S ribosomal protein L30 — MADETKSTVIVTQIGSPIGRKKDQRETLVGLGLNKLHRTRELEDTPSVRGMIAKVQHLVRVESQG, encoded by the coding sequence ATGGCTGACGAGACCAAGAGCACCGTCATCGTGACGCAGATCGGCAGCCCGATCGGTCGCAAGAAGGATCAGCGCGAGACCCTCGTCGGTCTCGGGCTGAACAAGCTGCACCGCACGCGGGAGCTGGAGGACACCCCTTCCGTCCGCGGCATGATCGCCAAGGTTCAGCATCTGGTTCGCGTCGAGAGCCAGGGCTGA
- the rpsE gene encoding 30S ribosomal protein S5 produces the protein MARNERGGERDQRGGDNRDRQNRGGGDREESDLVEKLVGINRVAKVVKGGRRFGFAALVVVGDAKGRVGVGSGKAREVPEAIRKATDQAKRTMIRVPLREGRTLHHDVHGHFGAGRVVLRAAPTGTGIIAGGPMRAIFEALGVQDVVTKSIGTSNPHNMIKATFDALAQVVSPRAVAARRGRRVSDILGRRDATGTEIKEA, from the coding sequence ATGGCACGCAATGAAAGAGGCGGCGAGCGCGACCAGCGCGGCGGCGACAACCGGGACCGTCAGAACCGGGGCGGTGGCGACCGCGAAGAGAGCGATCTGGTAGAAAAGCTGGTCGGCATCAACCGTGTCGCCAAGGTGGTGAAGGGTGGCCGGCGGTTCGGCTTCGCGGCCCTGGTGGTCGTGGGCGACGCCAAGGGCCGCGTCGGCGTCGGATCGGGCAAGGCCCGCGAGGTGCCGGAAGCGATCCGCAAGGCGACCGACCAGGCCAAGCGCACCATGATCCGCGTTCCGCTCCGCGAGGGCCGGACCCTGCACCACGACGTGCATGGTCACTTCGGCGCCGGCCGGGTCGTCCTCCGGGCGGCTCCGACCGGTACCGGCATCATCGCCGGTGGTCCGATGCGCGCGATCTTCGAGGCGCTGGGCGTGCAGGACGTGGTGACGAAGTCGATCGGCACCTCGAACCCGCACAACATGATCAAGGCGACCTTCGACGCCCTGGCGCAGGTGGTCAGCCCCCGGGCCGTGGCCGCCCGCCGCGGTCGCCGGGTCAGCGATATCCTGGGCCGTCGCGACGCGACCGGCACCGAGATCAAGGAGGCCTGA
- the rplR gene encoding 50S ribosomal protein L18 gives MKTSRELNVRRKMRVRTQIRKKAGGRPRLSVFRSSKHIYVQVIDDSEGKTLASASTIDKDLREQLKTGADIEAAKLVGKLIAERATAAGVTQVVFDRGGYLFHGRVKALADAAREAGLSF, from the coding sequence ATGAAAACGTCAAGGGAACTGAACGTACGCCGCAAGATGCGGGTGCGTACGCAGATCAGGAAGAAGGCGGGCGGCCGGCCCAGGCTGTCGGTTTTCCGGTCCAGCAAGCACATCTACGTCCAGGTGATCGACGACAGCGAGGGCAAGACCCTGGCTTCCGCGTCGACCATCGACAAGGATCTGCGCGAGCAGCTGAAGACCGGCGCCGACATCGAAGCCGCCAAGCTGGTCGGCAAGCTGATCGCCGAGCGGGCGACGGCTGCCGGCGTCACGCAGGTGGTCTTCGACCGCGGCGGCTATCTCTTCCACGGGCGCGTCAAGGCGCTTGCCGACGCCGCGCGTGAAGCCGGCCTGTCGTTCTAA
- the rplF gene encoding 50S ribosomal protein L6: MSRIGKHPVPVPAGVDVAVNGQTLTAKGKLGQLSMTLIDDIAASLDDGKVVVKPRHADSKRGKMMWATSRTLVANMVKGVSEGFTVNLEINGVGYRAAVQGSDLVLQLGYSHDVTYPIPAGITIKTERPTAISVSGADRQKVGQVAAEIRQFRKPEPYKGKGIKYATETLLRKEGKKK; encoded by the coding sequence ATGTCACGAATTGGTAAACACCCCGTGCCGGTCCCGGCTGGCGTTGACGTCGCCGTCAACGGCCAGACCCTGACGGCCAAGGGCAAGCTGGGCCAGCTCAGCATGACCCTGATCGATGACATCGCGGCCTCGCTCGATGACGGCAAGGTCGTCGTCAAGCCGCGCCATGCGGACAGCAAGCGCGGCAAGATGATGTGGGCGACCTCGCGCACGCTCGTGGCCAACATGGTCAAGGGCGTCAGCGAGGGCTTCACGGTCAACCTCGAAATCAACGGCGTCGGCTATCGTGCCGCCGTGCAGGGCAGCGACCTGGTTCTCCAGCTCGGCTACTCGCACGACGTGACGTATCCGATCCCCGCCGGGATCACGATCAAGACCGAGCGTCCGACCGCGATCTCCGTTTCCGGGGCCGACCGCCAGAAGGTCGGCCAAGTCGCCGCAGAAATCCGTCAGTTCCGGAAGCCGGAGCCCTACAAGGGCAAGGGCATCAAGTACGCGACGGAGACTCTGCTGCGCAAGGAAGGCAAGAAGAAGTAG
- the rpsH gene encoding 30S ribosomal protein S8: MSLSDPLGDMLTRIRNGQRAHMTSVDSPASKLRASVLEVLKREGYIRGYFQEELRPGIAQLRIELKYHEGEPVIKTISRVSKPGRRVYSKIKDLPRVYNGLGISILSTPRGVMSDNEARAANVGGEVLCRVF; this comes from the coding sequence ATGTCTTTGAGCGATCCTTTGGGCGATATGCTGACCCGCATCCGCAATGGTCAGCGGGCTCACATGACCAGCGTCGACAGCCCGGCATCCAAGCTGCGGGCGAGCGTGCTGGAGGTTCTGAAGCGCGAGGGTTACATCCGCGGCTATTTCCAGGAGGAACTGCGCCCCGGTATCGCGCAGCTCCGGATCGAGCTGAAGTATCACGAGGGCGAGCCGGTCATAAAGACCATCAGCCGCGTGTCCAAGCCCGGCCGCCGCGTCTACTCGAAGATCAAGGACCTGCCGCGCGTCTACAACGGTCTCGGGATCTCGATCCTGTCGACCCCGCGGGGCGTGATGTCCGACAACGAAGCCCGCGCCGCCAATGTCGGCGGTGAAGTGCTTTGCCGCGTGTTCTAA
- the rpsN gene encoding 30S ribosomal protein S14, with protein MAKTSAIQKNKRRERMVKQFANKRAALKAIAKDPALTPEEQFAARLKLAEMPRNSSRTRVRNRCEMTGRPRAFYRKFKLSRITLRDLASNGQIPGMTKSSW; from the coding sequence ATGGCCAAGACGAGTGCCATCCAGAAGAACAAGCGCCGTGAGCGCATGGTCAAGCAGTTCGCCAACAAGCGCGCGGCGCTGAAGGCGATCGCCAAGGACCCCGCTCTGACGCCCGAAGAGCAGTTCGCCGCCCGCCTCAAGCTCGCGGAGATGCCGCGCAACTCGAGCCGGACCCGCGTCCGCAACCGCTGCGAGATGACCGGTCGTCCGCGCGCGTTCTATCGCAAGTTCAAGCTTTCGCGCATCACGCTCCGCGACCTGGCCTCCAACGGCCAGATCCCGGGCATGACGAAGTCGAGCTGGTAA
- the rplE gene encoding 50S ribosomal protein L5, protein MTTRLKKQYDDVVRPKLKAEFNYANDMEVPRIEKIVINMGVGEATSDGKKVNSAVAELTAIAGQRPVVTKARKSIAQFKLREGMSIGCKVTLRRERMYEFLDRLVTVALPRVRDFRGVPGNSFDGRGNYAMGLKEQIIFPEIDYDKIDEIRGMDIIIVTTAKTDKEAKALLKGFDMPFVS, encoded by the coding sequence ATGACGACCAGGCTGAAGAAGCAATACGACGACGTCGTACGCCCGAAGTTGAAGGCTGAGTTCAACTACGCCAACGACATGGAAGTGCCGCGGATCGAGAAGATCGTCATCAACATGGGTGTTGGCGAGGCGACCTCCGACGGCAAGAAGGTCAATTCGGCGGTGGCCGAACTGACCGCGATCGCTGGCCAGCGGCCGGTGGTGACCAAGGCCCGCAAGTCGATCGCGCAGTTCAAGCTGCGAGAAGGCATGTCGATCGGCTGCAAGGTGACCCTGCGTCGCGAGCGCATGTACGAGTTCCTCGACCGTCTCGTGACGGTTGCCCTGCCGCGTGTCCGCGACTTCCGCGGCGTGCCGGGCAACAGCTTCGACGGCCGTGGCAACTACGCCATGGGCTTGAAGGAGCAGATCATCTTCCCGGAAATCGATTACGACAAGATCGACGAGATCCGGGGCATGGACATCATCATCGTGACGACTGCGAAGACCGACAAGGAGGCCAAGGCGCTCCTCAAGGGCTTCGACATGCCGTTCGTCAGCTGA
- the rplX gene encoding 50S ribosomal protein L24, translating to MSAAKIRKKDKVVVIAGKDKGKTGEVIEVLPKENRVKVRGVNIVKKHQRQSQTSAGGILEIEAFIHVSNVAHVDPKDNKPTRVGFKTLEDGRKVRVAKRSGEVIDL from the coding sequence ATGTCCGCAGCCAAGATCAGGAAGAAGGACAAGGTCGTCGTCATCGCCGGCAAGGACAAGGGTAAGACCGGCGAGGTGATCGAGGTCCTTCCCAAGGAGAACCGGGTCAAGGTGCGCGGCGTGAACATCGTCAAGAAGCACCAGCGCCAGTCCCAGACCTCCGCCGGCGGTATCCTGGAGATCGAGGCGTTCATCCACGTCTCCAACGTCGCCCATGTCGACCCCAAAGACAACAAGCCGACCCGCGTGGGGTTCAAGACCCTCGAGGATGGCCGCAAGGTGCGCGTCGCCAAGCGGTCCGGCGAAGTCATCGATCTGTGA
- the rplN gene encoding 50S ribosomal protein L14 has protein sequence MIQMQTNLEVADNSGARRVQCIKVLGGSKRKVAAVGDVIVVSVKEAIPRGRVKKGDVHRAVIVRTSKEIRRTDGSSIRFDRNAAVLINKQGEPIGTRIFGPVTRELRGKKFMKIISLAPEVL, from the coding sequence ATGATCCAGATGCAAACCAACCTGGAGGTCGCCGACAACAGCGGCGCGCGCCGGGTGCAGTGCATCAAGGTGCTTGGCGGGTCCAAGCGCAAGGTGGCCGCCGTGGGCGACGTGATCGTCGTCTCGGTCAAGGAGGCCATCCCGCGCGGACGCGTCAAGAAGGGTGATGTGCACCGTGCGGTCATCGTCCGCACGTCCAAGGAGATCCGGCGCACCGACGGCAGCTCCATCCGCTTCGACCGCAACGCCGCCGTGCTGATCAACAAGCAGGGCGAGCCCATCGGGACCCGTATCTTCGGGCCGGTGACCCGCGAGCTCCGCGGCAAGAAGTTCATGAAGATCATCTCGCTCGCGCCGGAGGTGCTGTGA
- the rpsQ gene encoding 30S ribosomal protein S17, which yields MPRRVLQGTVVSDKGDKTIIVLVERRVMHPVYKKFIRQSKRYAAHDEANQFKTGDQVFIEECRPISKRKRWMVLTDAAAAAAAGASAG from the coding sequence ATGCCCCGGCGTGTTTTGCAGGGCACGGTCGTCAGCGACAAGGGCGATAAGACGATTATCGTCCTCGTCGAGCGCCGCGTGATGCATCCCGTGTACAAGAAGTTCATCCGGCAGTCGAAGCGTTACGCTGCCCATGACGAGGCCAACCAGTTCAAGACGGGCGACCAGGTCTTCATCGAGGAATGCCGCCCGATCTCGAAGCGCAAGCGCTGGATGGTCCTTACCGACGCCGCAGCAGCGGCAGCCGCCGGCGCCTCCGCCGGCTGA
- the rpmC gene encoding 50S ribosomal protein L29 translates to MTKPTDLRAKTADELNDQLLTLKKEQFNLRFRRASGQLENTARVGQVRRDIARIKTILGERVRSSAS, encoded by the coding sequence ATGACGAAGCCGACCGATCTGCGCGCCAAGACCGCCGACGAGCTGAACGACCAGCTCCTGACCCTGAAGAAGGAGCAGTTCAACCTGCGCTTCCGCCGGGCCTCGGGCCAGCTCGAGAACACCGCGCGCGTCGGCCAGGTGCGCCGCGACATCGCGCGCATCAAGACCATTCTGGGCGAGCGCGTGCGCTCGTCCGCGTCGTAG
- the rplP gene encoding 50S ribosomal protein L16, with protein MLSPKRTKYRKAHKGRIHGTAKGGTQLNFGAYGLKAIEPARITARQIEAARRAITRHMKRQGRVWIRIFPDVPVSTKPAEVRMGSGKGSPEFWAARVHPGRIMFELDGVPGDLAKRAFELAAAKLPIKTRFITRLGEELDQ; from the coding sequence ATGCTAAGTCCTAAGCGTACGAAGTACCGCAAGGCACACAAGGGCCGTATCCACGGCACCGCCAAGGGCGGGACTCAGCTCAACTTCGGCGCCTATGGCCTGAAGGCGATCGAGCCGGCGCGCATCACCGCGCGCCAGATCGAGGCGGCCCGCCGCGCGATCACCCGTCACATGAAGCGTCAGGGCCGCGTCTGGATCCGGATCTTCCCGGACGTTCCGGTCTCGACCAAGCCGGCCGAAGTCCGCATGGGCTCGGGCAAGGGCTCGCCCGAGTTCTGGGCGGCGCGCGTCCATCCCGGCCGCATCATGTTCGAACTGGACGGCGTCCCCGGCGATTTGGCCAAGCGGGCTTTCGAGCTCGCCGCCGCCAAGCTGCCGATCAAGACCCGGTTCATCACCCGCCTGGGCGAGGAGTTGGATCAATGA
- the rpsC gene encoding 30S ribosomal protein S3 produces MGQKINPVGLRLGINRTWDSRWYADRDYADLLHSDLKLRSFLQGRLQQAGVSRVVIERPAKKARVTIHSARPGVVIGKKGADIEKLRGELAKMTGSDVNLNIVEIRKPEIDAKLIAENISNQLERRVAFRRAMKRAVQSAMRLGAQGIRINCSGRLGGAEIARMEWYREGRVPLHTLRADVDYGVATAKTTYGTCGVKVWVFKGEILAHDPMAQDKRASEQQAGPSGRPERGERGDHHRGDRGDRGDRGDR; encoded by the coding sequence ATGGGTCAGAAGATCAATCCCGTCGGGCTCCGGCTCGGCATCAACCGCACTTGGGATAGCCGCTGGTATGCGGATCGGGACTACGCCGACCTGTTGCATAGCGACCTGAAGCTGCGTAGTTTCCTCCAGGGCCGGCTTCAGCAGGCCGGGGTATCCCGCGTGGTGATCGAGCGGCCTGCGAAAAAGGCCCGCGTGACCATCCATTCGGCGCGCCCGGGGGTTGTTATCGGCAAGAAGGGTGCCGATATCGAGAAGCTTCGCGGCGAGCTGGCGAAGATGACCGGTTCGGACGTCAACTTGAACATCGTCGAGATCCGCAAGCCGGAGATCGACGCCAAGCTGATCGCCGAAAACATCTCCAACCAGCTGGAGCGCCGCGTGGCTTTCCGCCGCGCCATGAAGCGTGCCGTGCAGTCCGCGATGCGCCTGGGAGCCCAGGGCATCCGGATCAACTGCTCCGGCCGCCTCGGTGGTGCGGAGATCGCGCGCATGGAGTGGTATCGCGAAGGGCGCGTGCCGCTGCACACGCTGCGTGCCGACGTGGACTACGGTGTCGCCACCGCGAAGACCACGTACGGTACCTGCGGCGTGAAGGTCTGGGTGTTCAAGGGCGAAATCCTTGCGCACGATCCGATGGCGCAGGACAAGCGCGCCAGTGAACAACAGGCCGGTCCCAGCGGACGGCCCGAGCGCGGCGAACGCGGCGACCACCACCGGGGTGATCGCGGCGATCGTGGCGATCGCGGCGACCGCTGA
- the rplV gene encoding 50S ribosomal protein L22, which translates to MGKAANAPRIAENEAMAFGKMIRSSARKLNLVAELIRGKSAQAAVADLTFSKRRVADEVKKVLQSAIANAENNHQLDVDRLYVAQATVGRALVMKRFHARARGRGARIEKPFSNLTVIVREREEAVEAE; encoded by the coding sequence ATGGGCAAGGCAGCGAATGCGCCTCGCATCGCCGAGAACGAGGCGATGGCGTTCGGCAAGATGATCCGTTCCTCGGCCCGCAAGCTCAACCTCGTCGCCGAGCTGATCCGCGGCAAGAGCGCGCAGGCGGCCGTGGCCGACCTGACCTTCTCCAAGCGGCGCGTCGCCGACGAGGTCAAGAAGGTCCTGCAGTCGGCGATCGCCAACGCGGAGAACAACCACCAGCTCGACGTGGACCGCCTCTACGTGGCCCAGGCCACTGTCGGCCGCGCGCTGGTGATGAAGCGGTTCCACGCCCGGGCTCGCGGTCGCGGCGCCCGGATCGAGAAGCCGTTCAGCAATCTGACCGTGATCGTGCGCGAGCGCGAAGAAGCGGTGGAGGCCGAGTAA